One Methanocaldococcus villosus KIN24-T80 genomic window carries:
- the hdrC gene encoding CoB--CoM heterodisulfide reductase subunit C, which produces MVIRTDKLNKNFVNIVAEEGKLVFGEHVGKSINACYQCGTCTGSCPSGRLTAYRTRKMIRKAQCGLEDVLDCDDMWYCTTCYTCHERCPREVKITDVIKILRNLASKKGNMALAHRKTASYVVKFGHAVPANKEIVELRRKLGLPPESPTAQFSKKDLEEVRTLIKELNFDKLIKFDWEKMDLCE; this is translated from the coding sequence ATGGTTATTAGAACAGATAAATTAAATAAAAATTTTGTAAATATTGTTGCTGAAGAGGGTAAATTAGTTTTTGGAGAGCATGTAGGAAAGTCTATAAATGCCTGCTATCAGTGTGGAACTTGTACAGGTTCATGTCCTAGTGGAAGGTTAACAGCATATAGAACTAGAAAGATGATAAGAAAAGCTCAGTGTGGTTTAGAAGATGTTTTAGACTGCGATGATATGTGGTACTGTACAACATGCTATACTTGCCATGAAAGATGTCCTAGAGAAGTTAAGATAACTGATGTGATTAAGATATTAAGAAATCTAGCTTCTAAAAAAGGAAATATGGCTTTAGCTCATAGAAAGACTGCTTCATATGTGGTTAAATTTGGTCATGCAGTTCCTGCTAATAAAGAGATAGTAGAGTTGAGAAGAAAGCTAGGTTTACCTCCTGAATCTCCAACAGCTCAATTCAGTAAAAAGGATTTAGAAGAAGTTAGAACATTAATAAAAGAGTTAAACTTTGATAAACTAATTAAATTTGATTGGGAAAAAATGGATTTATGTGAATAA
- the glgP gene encoding alpha-glucan family phosphorylase, producing MKPTAYFCMEFAIHQPLKTYAGGLGFLAGSHFRAAKRLNQPLVGVSILWSYGYYDQLRDKEGYMKVEYIRKYYDFLEDINLKIPITINNNTIWVKAYKLEEDVFNTCPVYFLTTDIPENDDFGRSITHKLYEANNIIHIAQEMVLGMAGYEVIKECENVEIYHLNEPHGLPLIFKLIEEHGLDYCKEHVVFTTHTPLPEGNETQDINLLKSMGFFGNVDVKLAERLGGNPFNYTVCALRACKRANAVSKRHKEVCDDMWKHVKDKCEIIAITNAQDKYYWQDPIIRDAAKKYDIDLLRERKMELKEILFEEVADQTGKIFKKDRLTVVWARRFTAYKRPYILLYDEPRLMELLKKKKIQVIWAGKPHPNDNNMIATFNWIVSKTRGMKRATILTGYELKLSKLLKQGSDIWLNTPKLRHEASGTSGMTASMNASIHMSTLDGWHVEWAAMYPDDSFTIGDGVRDDDAYVANCIYNLLEEVADIYDTEDWWFKCCNCVNHIVEYFDAERMAREYAEKMYR from the coding sequence ATGAAGCCAACAGCATATTTCTGCATGGAATTTGCCATACATCAACCACTAAAGACATATGCAGGAGGTTTAGGATTTTTAGCAGGATCACACTTCAGAGCTGCTAAGAGGTTAAATCAACCATTGGTAGGAGTGTCTATTTTGTGGAGTTATGGTTATTATGATCAATTAAGAGATAAAGAAGGGTATATGAAGGTTGAATATATAAGAAAATATTATGATTTTTTGGAAGATATTAATTTAAAGATACCCATAACAATTAACAATAATACTATATGGGTTAAAGCTTATAAATTAGAAGAGGATGTTTTCAACACATGTCCAGTGTATTTTTTAACAACAGATATTCCAGAAAATGATGATTTTGGAAGATCAATAACCCATAAGCTTTATGAGGCTAATAATATTATTCACATTGCTCAGGAAATGGTTTTGGGAATGGCAGGATATGAAGTTATAAAAGAGTGTGAAAATGTAGAGATATATCATTTAAATGAACCTCATGGATTGCCATTAATATTTAAGCTTATAGAAGAGCATGGTTTAGACTACTGTAAAGAACATGTTGTTTTCACCACTCACACTCCACTTCCAGAAGGTAATGAGACACAGGATATAAACCTATTAAAATCTATGGGATTTTTTGGAAATGTTGATGTTAAATTAGCTGAAAGGTTAGGAGGTAATCCTTTTAATTATACTGTTTGTGCTTTAAGGGCTTGTAAGAGAGCTAATGCTGTATCTAAAAGACATAAGGAAGTTTGTGATGACATGTGGAAACATGTAAAAGATAAGTGTGAGATAATAGCTATAACCAATGCTCAAGATAAATACTATTGGCAAGATCCTATTATTAGAGATGCTGCTAAAAAATATGATATTGACCTTTTAAGAGAAAGAAAAATGGAATTAAAAGAAATCCTTTTTGAAGAAGTAGCAGATCAGACAGGAAAAATATTTAAAAAAGACAGATTAACTGTTGTATGGGCAAGAAGATTTACAGCTTATAAACGACCATATATCCTACTATATGATGAACCAAGATTGATGGAATTATTAAAAAAGAAAAAGATTCAAGTAATTTGGGCTGGAAAACCACATCCAAATGATAATAATATGATAGCTACATTTAATTGGATTGTGTCTAAAACAAGAGGTATGAAAAGAGCTACAATTCTTACAGGATATGAATTAAAGTTAAGTAAGTTATTAAAACAAGGGTCAGATATTTGGCTAAATACTCCTAAGCTAAGACATGAAGCTTCAGGAACATCAGGAATGACAGCATCTATGAATGCTTCAATACATATGAGCACTCTAGATGGATGGCATGTAGAGTGGGCTGCAATGTATCCTGATGATAGCTTTACAATTGGAGATGGTGTGAGAGATGATGATGCATATGTGGCTAACTGTATTTATAACCTATTAGAAGAAGTAGCGGACATCTATGATACTGAAGATTGGTGGTTTAAATGTTGTAACTGTGTTAATCATATAGTTGAATATTTTGATGCAGAAAGGATGGCTAGAGAGTATGCTGAGAAAATGTATAGGTGA
- a CDS encoding methanogenesis marker 17 protein, with amino-acid sequence MAEIYVDCEDEAGKKIYTKVIQTALEDLVLGKSIVRVEFIAREKEPYFILAVLPKQTRKKIKVRDVAEIVEEKKVDGKKLYKLKIVDETYAPHLLKNIKVLDQPSRFEIITDEVDLDMDIYDTSKEFIDKIMDFMNRVFPEGMRIRKTFIDKAIVSIASERPLKEEEIKKTLEVKEKLESYKII; translated from the coding sequence ATGGCAGAAATATATGTTGATTGTGAAGATGAAGCAGGGAAGAAAATATATACAAAAGTTATACAAACTGCTTTAGAAGATTTGGTTTTAGGAAAATCTATAGTTAGAGTAGAGTTTATAGCAAGGGAGAAGGAACCATATTTTATTTTAGCAGTATTACCAAAACAAACTAGGAAAAAAATAAAAGTTAGAGATGTTGCTGAAATTGTTGAGGAGAAAAAAGTTGATGGTAAAAAGTTATACAAGCTGAAGATTGTTGATGAAACCTATGCTCCTCATCTATTAAAGAATATTAAAGTTCTTGATCAACCTTCAAGATTTGAAATAATTACTGATGAAGTAGATTTAGATATGGACATTTATGATACAAGCAAAGAGTTTATAGATAAAATTATGGATTTTATGAATAGGGTTTTTCCTGAGGGTATGAGAATAAGAAAAACCTTCATAGATAAAGCCATAGTTTCTATAGCCTCAGAGAGACCATTAAAAGAAGAAGAAATTAAAAAAACATTAGAAGTAAAAGAAAAATTAGAAAGTTATAAAATAATCTAA
- the hypD gene encoding hydrogenase formation protein HypD translates to MIKKIIEKIHDLSRDVGDIKIMHVCGSHEHTICKYGIRDVLPNNISLIPGPGCPVCVTTQKEIDTAIYLSENYSIITLGDLYRVPGSYKSLAEAKAEGKDIRIVYSIADAVRIAKKEKDKNFLFVAIGFETTAPTTAAELISLKNRDINNFFILNCHRQIPPVMEFLLEDSKIDAFICPGHVSTIIGLKPYYKLLEKYKVPMVVAGFEAIDILLSILMILRQIVKNDIKVENEYKRAVRKEGNRIAQKVISKVFEDEDKPWRGFPIIKNGGYKLKEEFKKFDIFEVEDIPEIKERIPKGCICDKILRGEKLPTDCPLFGKKCTPLNPIGSCMVSEEGTCRIFYKYKFTFSHHSS, encoded by the coding sequence GTGATAAAAAAGATTATTGAAAAAATTCATGATCTCTCAAGAGATGTGGGAGATATTAAAATTATGCATGTGTGTGGAAGTCATGAACATACAATTTGTAAATATGGTATAAGAGATGTTCTGCCTAATAACATCTCTCTAATCCCTGGCCCAGGATGTCCAGTATGTGTTACTACACAGAAAGAGATAGACACTGCTATTTATCTCTCTGAAAACTACTCAATAATTACTCTTGGAGATCTATATAGAGTACCGGGTAGTTATAAATCTCTAGCTGAGGCAAAGGCAGAAGGGAAGGATATTAGGATTGTCTATAGTATAGCTGACGCTGTTAGAATTGCTAAGAAAGAAAAAGATAAAAATTTTTTATTTGTTGCTATAGGTTTTGAGACTACTGCTCCAACCACAGCAGCTGAATTAATAAGTTTAAAAAATAGAGATATAAATAATTTCTTTATTTTAAACTGCCATAGGCAAATACCTCCTGTTATGGAATTTTTATTGGAAGATAGTAAAATAGATGCCTTTATTTGTCCAGGTCATGTTTCAACTATTATTGGTTTAAAACCATATTATAAGTTATTAGAAAAATATAAAGTCCCAATGGTTGTAGCAGGATTTGAAGCAATTGATATACTTTTATCTATATTAATGATATTGAGACAAATAGTTAAAAATGATATTAAAGTTGAAAATGAATATAAAAGAGCTGTTAGGAAAGAGGGAAATAGAATAGCTCAAAAAGTTATAAGTAAAGTATTTGAAGATGAAGATAAACCATGGAGAGGCTTTCCAATAATAAAAAATGGAGGATATAAATTAAAGGAGGAGTTTAAAAAATTTGATATATTTGAGGTAGAAGACATACCTGAAATAAAAGAGAGAATACCTAAAGGGTGTATATGTGATAAAATACTTAGAGGAGAAAAGTTACCTACTGACTGTCCATTATTTGGGAAAAAATGTACTCCTTTAAATCCCATAGGCAGTTGTATGGTCTCAGAAGAAGGAACTTGCAGAATATTTTATAAATACAAATTTACTTTCTCTCATCATTCTTCTTAA
- a CDS encoding acetyl-CoA carboxylase biotin carboxylase subunit produces the protein MFKKILIANRGEIAIRIIRACWEMGIKTVAIYSEADKKSLHATLADEAYCVGEAPAIKSYLNMDAILKVAKKADVDAIHPGYGFLAENAEFAKRVIEEGFVFIGPNPEAIKSMGSKINAKKIMKKAGVPLLPGSDGAVEDIDEAIKIAESIGYPVAVKASSGGGGMGISVAYNKEELIDVIESARNIAKSAFGDPTVFIEKYLENPRHIEIQLLADKHGNIIHLGDRECSIQRRHQKLIEEAPSPIMTEELRERMGEAAIRAGKAINYDSVGTVEFLYQDGQFYFLEMNTRIQVEHTVTEQITGIDLVKAMIRVAYGEELWLDQEDVKFNGHAIECRINAEDPLNDFAPCPGKIKLYRSPGGPGVRLDSGVCGGAEIPPYYDPLIAKLITYGNSREEAIVRMRRALREYVIVGVDTNIPFHRAVLEEENFLKGNISTKYVERNMPKLKDKILKYGLELRDLYSAVSEKVFEKNKAIAAAVGGLNMYISQIIKKNDERK, from the coding sequence ATGTTTAAAAAGATTTTAATAGCAAATAGGGGGGAAATAGCAATAAGAATAATAAGAGCATGTTGGGAGATGGGAATTAAAACTGTTGCTATCTATTCAGAAGCTGACAAAAAATCATTACATGCAACACTAGCTGATGAAGCATACTGTGTTGGTGAAGCTCCGGCTATAAAGAGTTATTTAAATATGGATGCTATATTAAAAGTAGCTAAAAAAGCTGATGTTGATGCCATTCATCCAGGATATGGGTTTTTAGCTGAAAATGCAGAGTTTGCTAAAAGAGTTATAGAAGAAGGGTTTGTTTTCATAGGTCCAAATCCAGAAGCTATTAAAAGTATGGGTAGTAAGATAAATGCTAAAAAGATTATGAAAAAAGCAGGGGTTCCTCTATTACCAGGGAGTGATGGAGCAGTTGAAGATATTGATGAAGCTATAAAGATAGCAGAATCTATTGGTTATCCAGTGGCTGTAAAGGCTTCATCTGGAGGAGGAGGGATGGGGATAAGTGTTGCTTATAATAAAGAGGAGTTAATAGATGTTATAGAATCTGCAAGAAATATTGCAAAAAGTGCATTTGGAGATCCAACAGTTTTTATTGAAAAGTATCTAGAAAATCCAAGACATATTGAGATTCAATTATTAGCTGATAAACATGGAAATATTATTCATTTAGGAGATAGAGAATGTTCTATCCAAAGAAGGCATCAAAAATTAATAGAAGAAGCTCCATCTCCAATAATGACTGAGGAACTAAGAGAAAGAATGGGTGAAGCGGCTATTAGAGCAGGAAAAGCTATAAATTATGATAGTGTAGGAACTGTTGAATTTCTCTATCAAGATGGTCAGTTCTATTTCTTAGAGATGAACACCAGAATACAGGTTGAACATACTGTAACAGAACAGATAACAGGAATAGACCTAGTTAAAGCAATGATAAGAGTAGCTTATGGAGAAGAGCTATGGTTGGATCAAGAGGATGTAAAGTTCAATGGTCATGCTATTGAATGTAGGATAAATGCTGAAGATCCATTAAATGACTTTGCTCCCTGTCCAGGAAAAATAAAACTTTACAGATCTCCAGGAGGCCCAGGAGTTAGATTAGATAGTGGTGTTTGTGGAGGAGCAGAGATCCCACCATACTATGATCCACTGATAGCTAAGTTAATTACATATGGGAATAGTAGAGAAGAGGCTATAGTAAGGATGAGAAGGGCCTTAAGAGAATATGTTATTGTAGGTGTTGATACAAATATACCATTCCATAGGGCTGTTTTAGAAGAGGAGAACTTTTTAAAAGGAAATATATCAACAAAGTATGTAGAAAGAAATATGCCAAAATTAAAAGATAAGATATTAAAATATGGATTAGAATTAAGGGATCTATATTCTGCAGTTTCTGAAAAGGTATTTGAAAAAAATAAAGCTATAGCAGCTGCTGTTGGAGGACTTAATATGTATATTTCCCAAATAATTAAGAAGAATGATGAGAGAAAGTAA
- the oadA gene encoding sodium-extruding oxaloacetate decarboxylase subunit alpha, with protein sequence MVKILDTTFRDAQQSLIATRMRTEDMLPIAEKMDEVGFYAMEVWGGATFDACIRYLNEDPWERLRALRKVIQKTPLMMLLRGQNLVGYRHYPDDIVEKFVTKAYENGIDIFRIFDALNDIRNMETAIKTAKKLGAEVQGTICYTISPVHTIDQYIELAKKLEEMECDVIAIKDMAGLLTPYEGYKLVKRLKEEVSLPIDIHSHCTSGLAPMTYLKTVEAGVDIIDCAISPFAMGTSHPPTETMVMAFKGTEYDTGLDLKLLNEIREYFMKVREKYKMLISPHAQIVDTRVLIYQVPGGMLSNLISQLKEQNALDKLEEVLEEIPRVRKDLGYPPLVTPTSQIVGTQAVLNVLTGERYKTITKEVIDYVKGLYGKPPAPINKELLKRVLEEDEKPITCRPADLLEPEWEKVKKEAEEKGIVRKEEDILTYALFPQIAVKFLRGELKAEPIPKEKDVEKILEIPTEYIVEVNGEKFEVKIEPKIGTELKRKSIITAEIEGAITSPFRGMVTKIKVKEGDKVKKGDVIAIIEAMKMEHPIESPVDGTVEKIFIEEGDVVNVGDVIMIIK encoded by the coding sequence ATGGTTAAAATACTGGACACTACTTTTAGGGATGCTCAGCAGTCACTGATAGCTACAAGAATGAGAACAGAAGACATGCTTCCAATAGCAGAGAAAATGGATGAAGTAGGATTCTATGCTATGGAAGTTTGGGGAGGAGCTACTTTTGATGCATGTATTAGATACTTAAATGAAGACCCATGGGAGAGATTAAGAGCTTTAAGAAAAGTTATACAAAAAACCCCACTAATGATGCTTTTGAGAGGGCAGAATTTAGTAGGATATAGACATTATCCAGATGATATTGTTGAGAAGTTTGTAACAAAAGCTTATGAAAATGGTATTGATATATTTAGAATATTTGATGCATTGAATGATATAAGAAATATGGAAACAGCAATAAAAACTGCTAAAAAATTAGGAGCAGAGGTTCAAGGAACTATTTGTTATACTATAAGCCCTGTCCACACTATTGATCAATATATAGAATTAGCCAAAAAATTGGAAGAAATGGAATGTGATGTTATAGCAATAAAAGATATGGCTGGGTTATTAACCCCATATGAAGGATACAAACTTGTTAAAAGATTAAAGGAAGAGGTATCATTACCTATTGATATACATTCACACTGTACAAGTGGATTAGCCCCTATGACATATTTAAAAACTGTTGAAGCAGGAGTTGATATTATTGACTGTGCAATCTCCCCATTTGCAATGGGAACTTCTCATCCACCAACTGAAACAATGGTAATGGCTTTTAAAGGAACAGAGTATGACACAGGTTTAGATCTTAAGTTATTGAATGAGATAAGAGAGTACTTTATGAAAGTTAGAGAAAAATACAAAATGCTTATTTCTCCACATGCTCAAATAGTGGATACTAGGGTATTAATATACCAAGTTCCAGGAGGGATGCTATCTAACCTAATATCACAACTAAAAGAGCAAAATGCTTTAGATAAATTGGAAGAAGTTTTAGAGGAGATACCAAGAGTTAGAAAAGATCTAGGATATCCTCCATTAGTTACCCCAACCTCTCAAATAGTAGGAACTCAAGCAGTTTTAAATGTTTTAACTGGGGAAAGATATAAGACAATTACAAAAGAAGTTATTGATTATGTAAAGGGTTTGTATGGTAAGCCACCAGCACCTATTAATAAAGAGTTATTAAAAAGAGTCTTAGAAGAAGATGAGAAACCAATCACATGTAGACCAGCAGATTTATTAGAACCTGAATGGGAAAAAGTTAAGAAAGAGGCTGAAGAAAAAGGAATAGTTAGAAAAGAAGAAGATATATTAACCTATGCCTTATTCCCACAAATAGCTGTTAAATTCTTAAGAGGAGAGTTAAAAGCTGAACCAATTCCAAAAGAGAAAGATGTAGAAAAAATTTTAGAGATTCCAACAGAGTATATTGTTGAAGTTAATGGAGAGAAGTTTGAAGTTAAAATAGAACCTAAGATTGGAACAGAGCTTAAGAGAAAGAGTATTATAACTGCTGAAATTGAAGGAGCAATAACATCTCCATTTAGAGGCATGGTGACAAAGATAAAAGTTAAAGAAGGAGATAAAGTTAAGAAAGGTGATGTTATAGCTATAATAGAAGCTATGAAAATGGAACATCCAATTGAAAGTCCAGTTGATGGGACAGTAGAAAAGATATTCATTGAGGAGGGAGATGTAGTTAATGTTGGAGATGTAATTATGATCATAAAATAA
- the purC gene encoding phosphoribosylaminoimidazolesuccinocarboxamide synthase: protein MDISEILKKEPIHKGKAKTVYEIDEDKVLIEFRDDITAGNGEKKDVIKNKGYLNALISAKLFETLEKNGVATHYIKYIEPRYIVAKRVDIIPIEIIVRNIAAGSLCRRYPFKEGQVLNSPIVQYDYKNDEYKDPMINEDIAVALGLATREELKKMREIALKVNDILKKYFDEKGIILVDFKIEVGRDREGNLLVADEISPDTMRLWDKETKEPLDKDVFRKDLGDVLAKYKKVAERMGLL from the coding sequence ATGGATATAAGTGAAATATTAAAAAAAGAACCAATACATAAAGGAAAGGCAAAAACTGTTTATGAGATAGATGAGGATAAGGTTTTAATAGAATTTAGAGATGATATAACTGCTGGAAATGGAGAAAAGAAAGATGTAATAAAAAATAAAGGTTACTTAAATGCTTTAATTTCAGCTAAATTATTTGAAACATTGGAAAAAAATGGTGTAGCTACCCACTATATTAAATATATAGAGCCAAGATACATAGTGGCTAAGAGAGTTGATATTATCCCAATAGAGATTATTGTTAGGAATATTGCTGCAGGTAGTTTATGTAGAAGATATCCTTTTAAAGAAGGGCAGGTTTTAAATTCACCAATAGTTCAATATGATTATAAAAATGATGAATATAAAGATCCAATGATTAATGAAGATATTGCAGTTGCTTTAGGATTAGCTACAAGAGAAGAGTTAAAAAAGATGAGAGAAATTGCATTAAAAGTAAATGATATTTTAAAAAAATACTTTGATGAAAAAGGAATTATATTAGTTGATTTTAAGATAGAGGTTGGGAGAGATAGGGAAGGTAATTTATTAGTTGCTGATGAAATTAGCCCTGACACAATGAGATTGTGGGATAAAGAGACAAAAGAACCTTTAGACAAAGATGTTTTTAGAAAAGATTTGGGGGATGTTTTAGCAAAGTATAAAAAAGTAGCTGAGAGGATGGGATTGTTATGA
- the purS gene encoding phosphoribosylformylglycinamidine synthase subunit PurS gives MKYKATVVIRLKKGLLNPEGKAIKKALNFLNFDVEDVDSYKMLDIILNAENEEDAKKKVEEMCKKLLANPVIHNYYIKIESLSQ, from the coding sequence ATGAAATATAAGGCTACAGTAGTTATAAGATTAAAAAAAGGCTTATTAAATCCTGAAGGTAAGGCTATAAAAAAGGCTTTAAACTTTTTAAATTTTGATGTTGAAGATGTAGATAGTTATAAAATGTTAGATATTATTCTAAATGCTGAAAATGAAGAAGATGCTAAGAAAAAAGTAGAAGAGATGTGTAAAAAACTTTTAGCTAACCCAGTTATCCATAACTACTATATAAAAATAGAATCACTTTCCCAATAA
- a CDS encoding Rossmann-like domain-containing protein has protein sequence MDYQELIDIIKKELKKLLEENELMDEEIKITPANVKLDSSRIKDYPLLNRREVLLRAYFKNAIGEAFTADIREFNGCVKDIFLLNHNPSLIATLNAVMRYLNLIDKTEHCQNSEPEECAKKLCEYLIDNYGEDIKVGIIGYQPAMIKCLAETFKNVIATDLNFDNVGRIRYGVPIYHGDMNEYLIKNSDVVLATGSTAVNGTICEILKLVRNYNKDIIFYGTSIAGVAKILNLKRFCLLGK, from the coding sequence ATGGATTACCAGGAGTTAATTGATATTATTAAGAAGGAACTTAAAAAGCTTTTAGAAGAAAATGAATTAATGGATGAAGAGATTAAAATAACTCCTGCAAATGTTAAGTTAGATTCTTCAAGAATTAAAGATTATCCTCTATTAAATAGAAGAGAAGTGTTGTTAAGAGCATATTTTAAAAATGCCATTGGAGAAGCATTTACAGCTGATATAAGAGAGTTTAATGGATGTGTAAAAGACATATTTTTATTGAATCATAATCCATCATTAATAGCTACATTAAATGCTGTAATGAGATATTTAAATTTGATAGATAAAACAGAACACTGTCAAAATAGTGAGCCAGAAGAGTGTGCAAAAAAGCTCTGTGAATATCTTATAGATAATTATGGAGAGGATATAAAAGTAGGGATTATAGGATATCAGCCAGCTATGATTAAATGTTTAGCTGAAACTTTTAAAAATGTTATAGCTACTGATTTAAATTTTGATAATGTTGGGAGAATAAGATATGGAGTTCCTATATATCATGGAGATATGAATGAATATTTAATAAAAAACTCTGATGTAGTTCTTGCTACAGGAAGTACTGCTGTTAATGGAACAATATGTGAAATTCTAAAGTTGGTAAGAAATTATAATAAAGATATTATATTTTATGGAACAAGCATAGCAGGTGTAGCAAAAATATTGAACTTGAAAAGATTCTGTTTATTGGGAAAGTGA
- a CDS encoding tRNA (guanine(10)-N(2))-dimethyltransferase, with protein sequence MKVKEGKISFEIPDKLTVTRKDEVFYNPKMETCRDIAVAIIEGFLKLYCNNKIAYIADALAGTGVRGLRYAKEVDYNVKVYLNDINPKAYEKIKENAKLNGIDNIEIFNEDANIFLAKHYRFFNVVDIDPFGSPSPYIDQAIRSLITKNGLLCLTATDTAALCGRAKRACLRKYLAYPLLGKDCHEFALRILVGYAMRLATRYNLLLTPVFAHATDHYVRVYLKTDRGAKRADKAFEMLGYVKDINGIKIVKAFSEGYEKGYSGPLYIGNLYDGKLVEKAINIAKNKGFKERVIKILMRIRDESEISQIGCYDTHLIAKILKVSVPPMEYIVNSLKDLGYKAAITHYNPKGIKTNANIKTLMEVLLEYKMRG encoded by the coding sequence ATGAAGGTTAAAGAAGGAAAAATTAGCTTTGAAATCCCTGATAAATTGACAGTAACTAGAAAAGATGAAGTCTTTTATAACCCAAAAATGGAAACTTGTAGAGATATTGCTGTAGCTATAATAGAGGGCTTCTTAAAGCTTTATTGTAATAATAAAATAGCTTACATAGCTGATGCATTAGCTGGGACTGGAGTTAGGGGGTTAAGGTATGCTAAAGAGGTTGATTATAATGTCAAAGTTTATCTAAATGATATAAATCCAAAAGCTTATGAAAAAATAAAAGAAAATGCTAAATTAAATGGTATAGATAATATTGAAATATTTAATGAGGATGCTAATATATTTTTGGCAAAACATTATAGATTTTTCAATGTTGTTGATATAGATCCATTTGGTTCTCCTTCTCCATACATAGATCAAGCAATTAGAAGTTTGATAACAAAAAATGGGTTATTATGTTTAACAGCTACAGATACTGCTGCTCTTTGTGGAAGAGCAAAAAGAGCATGTTTAAGGAAATATTTAGCTTATCCATTACTAGGAAAAGACTGTCATGAGTTTGCTTTAAGAATATTAGTAGGGTATGCTATGAGACTGGCGACAAGATATAACCTACTATTAACTCCAGTTTTTGCTCATGCTACAGATCACTATGTAAGAGTTTATTTAAAAACTGACAGAGGTGCTAAGAGAGCTGATAAGGCATTTGAAATGTTAGGCTATGTTAAAGATATAAATGGAATAAAAATAGTTAAAGCATTTAGTGAAGGTTATGAGAAAGGATATTCAGGACCTCTATACATTGGTAATTTGTATGATGGGAAGTTAGTAGAAAAAGCTATAAATATTGCAAAAAATAAAGGGTTTAAAGAGAGAGTTATAAAAATTTTAATGAGAATTAGAGATGAATCAGAGATCAGTCAAATTGGTTGTTATGATACACATTTAATAGCTAAGATATTGAAAGTCTCAGTACCTCCAATGGAATATATTGTTAATTCTTTAAAGGATCTTGGTTATAAAGCTGCTATAACACACTATAATCCAAAGGGAATAAAAACTAATGCCAATATAAAAACACTTATGGAGGTATTGTTAGAGTATAAAATGAGGGGTTAA
- a CDS encoding site-2 protease family protein has product MYKFSKEEIRDLIGSVIVISIIFIYPHISITLFLIALIAVGSGFIFHELAHRFVARYYGAFSMFKAWYEGLLLALILKIVLGVTLIAPGAVYIYKDHLTNKENGVIAISGPLTNILLAFIFLIISFIPIPLISLTGTVGFYINLYLAAFNLLPIPPLDGYKVVTWNPIIWAIVEIPLVIYILFRGIF; this is encoded by the coding sequence ATGTATAAATTTTCTAAAGAAGAGATAAGAGATCTTATAGGTTCTGTTATAGTTATATCAATAATTTTTATTTACCCACATATATCAATTACACTATTTTTAATAGCCCTAATAGCTGTTGGTAGTGGTTTTATATTTCATGAGTTAGCCCATAGGTTTGTGGCAAGATATTATGGAGCTTTTAGTATGTTTAAAGCATGGTATGAGGGTTTACTGTTAGCCCTAATATTAAAAATTGTTTTGGGTGTAACGCTCATAGCCCCTGGAGCTGTTTATATATATAAGGATCACCTCACAAATAAAGAAAATGGAGTAATTGCCATATCCGGCCCATTAACAAATATATTATTAGCATTTATTTTTTTGATTATCTCTTTCATTCCCATTCCCTTAATATCCCTCACAGGCACTGTAGGTTTTTATATTAACTTATATTTGGCAGCATTTAACTTACTACCTATCCCTCCATTAGATGGATATAAAGTTGTCACCTGGAATCCAATTATTTGGGCAATTGTTGAAATACCTTTGGTGATATATATACTATTTAGAGGGATATTTTGA